A window of Puntigrus tetrazona isolate hp1 chromosome 11, ASM1883169v1, whole genome shotgun sequence contains these coding sequences:
- the LOC122353713 gene encoding ubiquitin-conjugating enzyme E2 J2-like, whose translation MSAGGNRNTTATRRLKQVYLRIRREPVPYISAEPLPSNILEWHFVVRGPEKTPYEGGYYHGKLLFPQEFPFKPPSIYMITPNGRFACNARLCLSISDFHPDTWNPAWSVSTILTALLSFMVENIPTLGSVETSDFTKRQLSAQSLAYNLKDGVFCELFPGVVEEIEAKQRTRKDFGVPPHNGQPKPNVRGALVNLCVVAGLVFCVYTVRFGLHLIGQD comes from the exons ATGAGTGCGGGTGGTAACAGGAACACGACAGCGACACGGCGTCTCAAACAGGTTTACCTCAGGATAAGGAGAGAGCCCGTGCCTTACATCAGTGCCGAACCTCTGCCGTCTAATATACTGGAATG GCATTTTGTTGTTCGCGGACCTGAGAAAACCCCTTACGAGG GCGGCTACTATCACGGCAAGTTGCTATTTCCTCAAGAATTTCCTTTCAAGCCACCCAGTATTTATATGATAACTCCTAATGGGAGATTCGCGTGCAACGCGCG GCTTTGTCTGTCCATTAGTGATTTCCACCCTGACACGTGGAACCCGGCCTGGTCCGTCTCCACCATCCTCACCGCACTGCTGAGCTTCATGGTGGAAAACATTCCCACGCTGGGAAGCGTAGAGACGTCTGACTTCACC AAAAGACAGCTGTCTGCACAGAGCTTGGCCTACAACCTGAAAGACGGCGTTTTCTGTGAGCTGTTTCCTGGGGTTGTGGAG GAGATCGAGGCGAAGCAGAGGACTCGGAAAGACTTCGGCGTTCCTCCTCATAACGGTCAGCCAAAGCCTAACGTCAGAGGAGCGCTTGTAAACCTGTGTGTTGTAGCTGGTTTAGTTTTCTGTGTCTACACAGTCAGGTTTGGGCTGCATCTTATAGGCCAGGACTGA